A region of the Pseudomonadota bacterium genome:
CCCGGAGGGCTGGGAGAAGTGCGCCGAGGCCGCGAAGCTCGACACGGCGAAGATCAAGACCTGCTTCGAGGGCGACAAGGGCAAGGAGCTCCTGCGCGCCTCGTTCAAGCGCGCCGAGGAGAAGAAGGCGACCGGCAGCCCGACGATCTTCCTGTCCGGTGAGCCCTACAAGGGCGGCCGTTCGGAGTCGTCGTTCGGCCGGGCGCTCTGCGAGAAGTTCACCGAGACCAAGCCGAAGTACTGCGCCGACATCCCGGCCCCGATCAAGGTCCCGGTCACGGTGGTCGGCGACAAGCGGTGCACGAGCCGCAGCTGCGACACGAAGCGCTTCCTCGCGTTCATCACGAACACCTTCGAGGGCGCCGAGGTCAAGGAGCTCGATTTCGCAGACGCCGAGGGCAAGGCGCTGTTCCAGAAGTCGGGCGAGAAGTTCCTCCCGGTGGCCATCTTCGGCGCCGACGTCGAGAAGGAGGAGTCCGGCTACAACCGCCTGAAGAGGCGCCTCAAGAAGCTCGAGGGGGCGAACGAGTTCGTGTACCCGCTCGGCCGCGACTGGGATCCGGCCGCCGAGATTTGCGACGACGGCGCGGACAACACCGGCGACGGCAAGGTCGACTGCGACGACGACACCTGCAAGGGAAAGAAGGTCTGCCGCGAGGAGATCAAGAACAAGGTCAGCGTCTTCGTCATGAGCCAGTGCCCGTACGGCGTGCGGACCGTCGACGCGATGGAAGAGGTCGTCAAGAACTTCGGCAAGGACCGGAAGAAGATGGACTTCAGTATCGAGTTCATCGGCAAGGACGTCGAAGGCAAGCTGAACTCCATGCACGGCCAGGGCGAGGTCGACGAGAACCTGCGCCAGATCTGCGCCCAGAAGTACTACGGCAAGGACTACAAGTTCATGGAGTACGTCCTGTGCCGCAACAAGGCGTACCAGGAGACCCGCGGCAAGGAGCCGACGGGCACCGAGTGGACGGCGTGCGCGAAGAACGGCATCAAGGCCGACGTCATCAAGAAGTGCGCCGAGGGCGACGAGGGCAAGCAGCTCCTGTCCGCCTCCTTCAAGCTGGCCGACGACCTCGGGATCACGGGCTCGCCGGGCTGGCTGCTGAACAACAAGTTCGACATGCGCGGCCGCACGTCCGAGGCGATCAAGACCGAGTTCTGCGCCAAGAACGAAGGCCTGGCGGAGTGCGCGAACACGCTGTCGTCCGGCGAGGGCGAGGCCCCGGTCCCGGCCGGCTCGTGCGGCGGCGGCGGCGGCGGCGGCCCGGCGCCGACGGAGGGCAGGAAGATGATGCCTCCTTCGGGCGCCCAGATGCCCGGCCCGGCCGCTCCGCCCCCGGCCGGTCCTCCCCCCGCGAAGCCCGAGTGACCCGCGAACCGCTCACGCGCTGAGCGCTCCTAACGGGAGCCGTACCCCTTGCGCTCCTCGGCGGTCTTCTCCTCGGCGACGCGCCCCTCGACGTGCTTCCGCACCGTCGCCATGACGCCGGGGGAGCTCGGCGAGAAGTGGAAGTGATGGCCGAGCGAACCGCCCTCCTGCTCGAACCAGCGCAGGAAGACGACGTACTCGCCCGTCAGCCGGCCCTCGTGCCGGGTGATGAGCGAGTAGCCGAGAGACGACGACGACGCGACGAGCACGAGCAGCGTGTCGGGCGCGGCGCCGTAGAGGATCTTCACGATGCGGGTGTCGAGCCGCCGCCCCTCCTTGCCGTCGATGTCCTTCGTCGTCTGCACCGAAGTGATGTTCACGACGGCGACCAGATCCGCGAGGTTGGATCTGGAGTCCAGATCCTGCTCGGCCCGGAACGCCCACTCGCCGGAGAGCTTCGCCGTGTCGTCGATGAGGTCGATCCCGTCGTCGAAGACGGTCGCCTCCGTCTCGGCGTCCCACTGCCGGCCCACCGCGAAGCCGCCGCCGCAACCCGATGCGAAGGCGGAGGCGGCCAGGATCGCGATCGCGATCGCGCGGCTACGTCTCATGGAATCCTCCATTCCACCCCCCTGCCAATTCTTGTAGAGTAACGTAACGCTCGAGGAAGGGTCAAAGAACAGCGTGGAAAGCAAGGCGACGCGCGACGTCAAGGCGGGGCTCAAGCGTCTCGTAGCCGAGCCGCGGGCGCGCGGTTTCGATCTCGAGTCGGCCGAGGCGACGGCGGCGCACGCGCGGATCATCCGCGACAAGCCGTTCCTGCGGAAGCTCTACGAGCGCTACTACGGGGAGTTCGCGCGGGCGGACCGCGGCGCCCCGGCGGGCGCGCGCGTCGAGATCGGGTCCGGCGGCGGGTTCCTCGACCGGGTCGTGCCCGGGCTCGTCCGGCTGGACGTGCGGCCCGGGGCCGAGGTCGATCTCGTCGCCTCCGCGCTCGCGCTCCCGTTCGCGGCGCGAACCGTCGGCGCCGCCTTCATGCTGAACGTGCTCCACCACCTGCCGGACGTCTCGGCCTTCTTCTCGGAGCTCGAGCGGGTGCTCGCGCCCGGCGGGCGGGCCGTGATGATCGAGCCGTACGCCTCGCCGATCTCCGGGATCGTGTACCGGCTCGCCCACCACGAGCCGTTCGATCCGGATCAGGCGGACTGGCCCTTCGCGGGGAGCGGCGCGATGACCGCGGCAAACGGCGCGCTGCCGTGGATCGTCTTCGAGCGCGACCGGGCGCGCTTCGAGTCGGAGCACCCGCGCCTCGAGATCGTGCGGATCGCGCCGCACACGATCTCGCTGTACGCGCTCTCGGGCGGGCTCAGCTACAGGAGCCTCGCGCCGGGGTTCTCGTTCTCGGCGATCGCCGCCGCGGAGGATCTCCTGTGCAGGGTTCCTCTGGCCCGCGCGCTCGCCTCGATGATGACGATCGAGCTCAGGAACGGCGGCTGAGCGGTTCACAGACGGGAGGATGCCCTCGATGAAGAAAGCGCTGATTACCGGGATCACGGGACAGGACGGCTCGTACCTCGCGGAGCTCCTGCTCTCCAAGGGGTACGAGGTGCACGGGGTGAAGCGCCGATCCTCGCTCTTCAACACCGGGCGCATCGATCACATCTACCAGGATCCGCAGGTCGAGAACCGGCGGTTCGTCATGCACTACGGCGATCTGAACGACGCCTCGAGCCTGAACCGGATCGTGCGCGACGTGGCGCCCGACGAGATCTACAACCTCGGCGCGCAGTCGCACGTCGGCGTCAGCTTCGAGGTGCCCGAGTACACCGGCGAGGTCACCGGGCTCGGCGCGGTGCGGCTGCTCGAGGCGATCCGGGAGACGGGCGTCTCGACCCGCTTCTACCAGGCCTCGTCGTCCGAGCTCT
Encoded here:
- a CDS encoding class I SAM-dependent methyltransferase; the encoded protein is MESKATRDVKAGLKRLVAEPRARGFDLESAEATAAHARIIRDKPFLRKLYERYYGEFARADRGAPAGARVEIGSGGGFLDRVVPGLVRLDVRPGAEVDLVASALALPFAARTVGAAFMLNVLHHLPDVSAFFSELERVLAPGGRAVMIEPYASPISGIVYRLAHHEPFDPDQADWPFAGSGAMTAANGALPWIVFERDRARFESEHPRLEIVRIAPHTISLYALSGGLSYRSLAPGFSFSAIAAAEDLLCRVPLARALASMMTIELRNGG